One region of Bombus affinis isolate iyBomAffi1 chromosome 5, iyBomAffi1.2, whole genome shotgun sequence genomic DNA includes:
- the LOC126916374 gene encoding sodium/potassium-transporting ATPase subunit beta-2-like, with amino-acid sequence MEGKKVEQYYTPPPKLGKWEGFRVFLWNSETGQFLGRTGASWAKILLFYVIFYAVLAGFFGAMLTVFYQTLDPNAPKWQLDNSLIGSNPGLGFRPMPPSSNVESTLIWYKASDEGNFLHWTRELDKFLEEYQKPATSTNGAQKRMMCDYGKPPAAGKVCDVDMSTWGQCTKKHKYGYNKSAPCIFLKLNKIFGWKPEYYNDTKNLPNTMPTDLQEHIKQEEHANRLDTVWVSCSGENPADVENMGAIQYIPRRGFPGYYFPFTNTPGYLSPLVAVFFEKPKYGVLINIECKAWAHNIIHDRFERRGSVHFELMVD; translated from the exons ATGGAGGGTAAAAAAGTCGAACAGTATTATACTCCGCCGCCGAAGCTTGGTAAATGGGAGGGTTTTAGGGTCTTTTTATGGAACTCCGAGACTGGACAGTTCCTGGGGCGCACAGGCGCTAGTTGGG CCAAAATCTTGTTATTCTACGTTATTTTTTATGCGGTACTGGCTGGTTTCTTCGGAGCGATGTTAACTGTTTTCTACCAGACGTTAGACCCGAATGCACCGAAATGGCAATTGGACAATTCCTTGATCGGAAGCAACCCCGGACTTGGTTTTAGGCCTATGCCTCCTTCAAGCAATGTTGAAAGTACCTTAATTTGGTACAAAGCAAGTGACGAAGGCAATTTCTTACATTGGACCAGAGAATTGGATAAGTTCCTCGAAG AATACCAAAAACCTGCTACCTCGACAAACGGTGCCCAGAAGAGGATGATGTGCGACTATGGCAAACCACCAGCAGCCGGCAAAGTCTGTGACGTAGACATGAGCACATGGGGACAGTGTACGAAGAAACACAAATATGGATACAACAAATCTGCTCCTTGCATTTTCCTCAAGTTGAACAAG ATTTTCGGCTGGAAACCCGAATATTATAATGACACGAAAAATCTGCCGAACACAATGCCAACCGATCTTCAAGAACACATCAAACAAGAGGAACACGCCAACAGATTGGATACAGTGTGGGTGTCATGTTCCGGTGAAAATCCCGCAGATGTTGAGAACATGGGTGCCATTCAATATATTCCACGTCGTGGTTTTCCTGGATACTATTTCCCGTTCACAAATACTCCTGGATACCTTAGTCCCCTGGTAGCTGTCTTCTTTGAAAAGCCTAAAT ACGGTGTGTTGATCAATATCGAATGTAAAGCTTGGGCGCACAATATCATTCATGACAGATTCGAGAGGCGTGGTTCGGTACATTTCGAACTGATGGTGGATTAA